In a genomic window of Muntiacus reevesi chromosome 1, mMunRee1.1, whole genome shotgun sequence:
- the KLRK1 gene encoding NKG2-D type II integral membrane protein, whose product MSESHTYASERVKSGASRQSQKRTCIITTSQRGQNTSPFVLAKSVAIAMGIHFIGMAIICSAMIITPLFNQEAPISLKENYCGPCPKNWICYRNNCYQFFNESKSWYQSQASCMSQNSSLLKIYSKDDQDFFRLVKSYHWMGLVQVSTNGPWQWEDGSILSPNLLTMVEMQNGTCAVYGSSFKAYTENCLNPNTYICMQRIV is encoded by the exons ATGAGTGAATCTCATACTTATGCCAGTGAACGAGTAAAGTCTGGTGCTTCTAGACAAAGCCAAAAGAGAACATGTATAATAACCACGAGTCAACGTGGACAAAACA CATCTCCATTTGTCCTTGCCAAATCCGTTGCTATAGCTATGGGTATTCATTTCATTGGAATGGCAATAATATGCAGCGCCATGATCATAACTC CATTATTCAACCAAGAAGCTCCAATTTCTTTGAAAG AAAATTACTGTGGTCCATGTCCTAAAAACTGGATATGTTATAGAAATAACTGCTACCAATTTTTTAATGAGAGCAAAAGCTGGTACCAGAGCCAAGCTTCTTGTATGTCTCAAAATTCCAGTCTCCTGAAGATATACAGCAAAGATGACCAG GATTTCTTTAGATTGGTGAAGTCATATCATTGGATGGGACTAGTACAAGTTTCCACAAATGGCCCCTGGCAGTGGGAAGATGGCTCCATTCTCTCGCCCAACCT ACTAACAATGGTTGAAATGCAGAATGGAACCTGTGCAGTCTATGGCTCAAGTTTTAAAGCTTATACAGAAAATTGCTTAAATCCAAACACATACATCTGTATGCAGAGAATTGTGTAA